The Henckelia pumila isolate YLH828 chromosome 2, ASM3356847v2, whole genome shotgun sequence genome includes a window with the following:
- the LOC140880944 gene encoding proteinaceous RNase P 1, chloroplastic/mitochondrial-like isoform X2, whose product MASFAFKPLPQQTQLHLSYFCHCKYSSNLHSLGFPPSADPPDPGFAPLQVKAQVAAHLETRLSEDTGGGLSKNSVNSCSDDDFTSGFSSFTSVDKNYGSKFNERRLFSGEKPAGRRMVPRDRLKENASSSNRKKEVVSGLSSTRFKDRNVVNVNEKISVFQEGTKDVMDKRFLKSRLKVRNEEKATKKPVEATLRVGLDMCSKRGDFLGAIRLYDLARTEGVKMGQYHYAVLLYLCSSAATGLVQPAKSGSGGRSLSHVNGTTENSVIDSEPLNVSGGLRKGNEAGSPPIEQLNRDKFTSDGSTPELVIGHSNSNFQGEADSRSFLHGSAEIYDETLDALVQSMRRIADSMKIKHDRSDCHGVQVSEDLKRIALQKGFEIYNQMCVEKVPMNEAIFTSVARMAMAFGDGDRAFDMVKQMKQYGLNPKLRSYGPALTIFCNNGDAEKAFMVEKHMLEHSVHPEEPELEALLKVSIEAGKSDKVYYVLHKLRTSARQVSPATANLIETWFKSKVASKVGKRKWDRELIVRAIENVGGGWHGKGWLGKGKWTVCRSSVGSDGLCKCCGEKLVTIDLDPEETENFAKSVASIALQREKNSSFQKFQNWLDYYGPFEAVVDGANVGLYSQKRFKPSKVNAVANGIRQMLPSRKWPLIILHNRRTAGDKMDEPVNRSFIEKWKNADALFATPTGSNDDWYWLYAAIKFKCYLVTNDEMRDHLFQLLGNDIFPKWKERHQIRFSFDETGPIFHMPPPCSVVIQESEKGHWHIPIVSEVEQEDQRLWLCCTRADLSSAQLDFEDLLEARETPSKLGVSKGSRLSRKKKGEARVGGQAKNQGGSHEHIKEQLQELSSNIKTIVLSSATFNHHSIIPQLEAAEKIGKCLIDFQI is encoded by the exons ATGGCTTCCTTCGCCTTCAAGCCGCTGCCACAACAAACTCAGCTCCATCTCTCCTACTTCTGTCACTGTAAGTACTCATCTAATCTTCATTCTCTCGGCTTTCCACCCTCCGCGGACCCTCCAGACCCGGGGTTTGCGCCACTTCAAGTTAAGGCACAAGTTGCCGCTCACTTGGAAACCAGGTTGTCTGAAGACACTGGGGGTGGGCTCTCAAAAAACAGCGTTAATTCTTGCTCTGACGATGATTTTACTTCTGGGTTTTCTTCTTTTACTTCGGTTGATAAGAATTATGGTAGTAAATTTAATGAGAGAAGGCTTTTTAGTGGTGAGAAGCCTGCTGGGAGAAGAATGGTACCCAGGGACAGGCTTAAAGAGAATGCATCGAGTTCTAACAGGAAGAAAGAGGTGGTTTCTGGATTATCTTCCACGAGGTTTAAGGATAGAAATGTGGTAAATGTAAACGAGAAGATTAGCGTTTTTCAAGAGGGTACTAAGGATGTTATGGATAAAAGATTCCTGAAAAGTCGGTTGAAAGTGAGAAATGAGGAGAAGGCGACTAAGAAACCTGTGGAAGCTACTCTGAGAGTTGGATTGGATATGTGCTCTAAGAGGGGTGATTTCTTGGGTGCCATTAGATTATATGATTTGGCTAGGACGGAAGGGGTTAAGATGGGGCAGTATCATTATGCTGTTCTGTTGTATCTTTGTTCTTCTGCCGCCACTGGTCTGGTTCAGCCAGCGAAAAGCGGGAGCGGAGGGAGGAGTTTAAGTCACGTTAACGGAACAACGGAAAATTCGGTTATAGATTCTGAACCATTGAATGTATCTGGTGGATTGAGAAAAGGGA ATGAGGCAGGGAGTCCTCCTATTGAACAATTGAACAGAGATAAGTTCACTTCGGATGGTTCTACACCTGAGCTAGTAATTGGACATTCAAATTCTAATTTTCAAGGGGAAGCTGATTCAAGAAGTTTTTTGCATGGATCCGCGGAGATCTACGATGAAACTTTAGATGCATTGGTTCAATCAATGAGGAGGATTGCTGATTCTATGAAGATTAAACATGACAGAAGTGACTGTCACGGAGTTCAAGTAAGTGAAGATTTAAAAAGAATTGCCCTCCAGAAAGGATTTGAAATATATAACCAGATGTGTGTTGAAAAAGTTCCCATGAATGAAGCCATATTCACATCTGTGGCCAGAATGGCTATGGCTTTTGGTGATGGGGACAGGGCCTTTGATATGGTTAAGCAAATGAAGCAATATGGTTTAAATCCTAAATTACGATCCTACGGCCCTGCTCTTACTATTTTCTGCAATAATGGAGATGCAGAGAAAGCGTTTATGGTTGAAAAACACATGTTGGAGCATAGTGTCCATCCTGAGGAGCCTGAACTGGAAGCACTTCTAAAGGTAAGTATAGAAGCTGGAAAGAGTGACAAAGTATATTACGTGTTGCATAAACTTAGAACAAGTGCGAGGCAAGTTTCACCAGCTACTGCAAATTTGATTGAGACATGGTTTAAGAGTAAGGTAGCTTCGAAAGTTGGTAAAAGAAAATGGGACCGAGAATTGATTGTTCGAGCAATTGAAAATGTAGGAGGAGGATGGCATGGAAAAGGCTGGTTGGGTAAAGGAAAATGGACTGTCTGCCGGTCTTCTGTTGGCTCTGATGGCTTATGCAAATGCTGTGGTGAAAAGCTAGTAACTATTGACCTTGATCCAGAAGAAACTGAAAATTTCGCAAAGTCAGTGGCATCCATAGCCTTgcaaagagagaaaaattcaagtTTTCAGAAATTTCAA AATTGGCTCGACTACTATGGACCTTTTGAAGCCGTGGTGGATGGTGCGAATGTTGGCCTCTACAGCCAGAAAAGATTTAAACCATCAAAG GTCAATGCTGTTGCAAATGGAATTCGCCAAATGCTGCCTTCTAGAAAATGGCCACTGATTATACTGCATAATCGGCGTACTGCTGGGGATAAGATGGACGAACCTGTCAATAGAAGTTTCATTGAGAAGTGGAAAAACGCTGATGCTCTCTTTGCTACTCCGACTGGATCAAATGATGATTG GTATTGGTTGTATGCAGCTATAAAGTTCAAATGCTATCTTGTCACTAATGACGAGATGAGAGATCACCTGTTCCAACTACTGGGCAATGATATTTTTCCTAAATGGAAAGAAAGGCATCAG ATTCGCTTCAGCTTTGATGAAACAGGTCCCATATTTCACATGCCACCTCCTTGTTCAGTAGTAATACAG GAGTCAGAGAAGGGCCACTGGCATATTCCCATTGTATCAGAAGTGGAACAAGAGGACCAAAGATTATGGTTATGTTGTACACGTGCAGACTTGAGCTCGGCACAGCTAGATTTTGAAGATTTACTTGAAG CTCGAGAAACTCCATCCAAACTTGGTGTCTCAAAAGGATCGCGCCTTTCTCGCAAGAAAAAGGGAGAAGCAAGAGTAGGAGGCCAGGCGAAAAATCAAGGTGGCAGCCATGAGCACATCAAAGAACAACTTCAAGAATTATCGTCAAATATCAAAACCATAGTATTGTCGTCTGCAACGTTTAATCATCACTCGATCATCCCACAGCTTGAGGCTGCAGAGAAAATTGGGAAATGTTTGATCGATTTCCAAATATGA
- the LOC140880944 gene encoding proteinaceous RNase P 1, chloroplastic/mitochondrial-like isoform X1 — protein sequence MASFAFKPLPQQTQLHLSYFCHCKYSSNLHSLGFPPSADPPDPGFAPLQVKAQVAAHLETRLSEDTGGGLSKNSVNSCSDDDFTSGFSSFTSVDKNYGSKFNERRLFSGEKPAGRRMVPRDRLKENASSSNRKKEVVSGLSSTRFKDRNVVNVNEKISVFQEGTKDVMDKRFLKSRLKVRNEEKATKKPVEATLRVGLDMCSKRGDFLGAIRLYDLARTEGVKMGQYHYAVLLYLCSSAATGLVQPAKSGSGGRSLSHVNGTTENSVIDSEPLNVSGGLRKGSYAGNGLCEQDEAGSPPIEQLNRDKFTSDGSTPELVIGHSNSNFQGEADSRSFLHGSAEIYDETLDALVQSMRRIADSMKIKHDRSDCHGVQVSEDLKRIALQKGFEIYNQMCVEKVPMNEAIFTSVARMAMAFGDGDRAFDMVKQMKQYGLNPKLRSYGPALTIFCNNGDAEKAFMVEKHMLEHSVHPEEPELEALLKVSIEAGKSDKVYYVLHKLRTSARQVSPATANLIETWFKSKVASKVGKRKWDRELIVRAIENVGGGWHGKGWLGKGKWTVCRSSVGSDGLCKCCGEKLVTIDLDPEETENFAKSVASIALQREKNSSFQKFQNWLDYYGPFEAVVDGANVGLYSQKRFKPSKVNAVANGIRQMLPSRKWPLIILHNRRTAGDKMDEPVNRSFIEKWKNADALFATPTGSNDDWYWLYAAIKFKCYLVTNDEMRDHLFQLLGNDIFPKWKERHQIRFSFDETGPIFHMPPPCSVVIQESEKGHWHIPIVSEVEQEDQRLWLCCTRADLSSAQLDFEDLLEARETPSKLGVSKGSRLSRKKKGEARVGGQAKNQGGSHEHIKEQLQELSSNIKTIVLSSATFNHHSIIPQLEAAEKIGKCLIDFQI from the exons ATGGCTTCCTTCGCCTTCAAGCCGCTGCCACAACAAACTCAGCTCCATCTCTCCTACTTCTGTCACTGTAAGTACTCATCTAATCTTCATTCTCTCGGCTTTCCACCCTCCGCGGACCCTCCAGACCCGGGGTTTGCGCCACTTCAAGTTAAGGCACAAGTTGCCGCTCACTTGGAAACCAGGTTGTCTGAAGACACTGGGGGTGGGCTCTCAAAAAACAGCGTTAATTCTTGCTCTGACGATGATTTTACTTCTGGGTTTTCTTCTTTTACTTCGGTTGATAAGAATTATGGTAGTAAATTTAATGAGAGAAGGCTTTTTAGTGGTGAGAAGCCTGCTGGGAGAAGAATGGTACCCAGGGACAGGCTTAAAGAGAATGCATCGAGTTCTAACAGGAAGAAAGAGGTGGTTTCTGGATTATCTTCCACGAGGTTTAAGGATAGAAATGTGGTAAATGTAAACGAGAAGATTAGCGTTTTTCAAGAGGGTACTAAGGATGTTATGGATAAAAGATTCCTGAAAAGTCGGTTGAAAGTGAGAAATGAGGAGAAGGCGACTAAGAAACCTGTGGAAGCTACTCTGAGAGTTGGATTGGATATGTGCTCTAAGAGGGGTGATTTCTTGGGTGCCATTAGATTATATGATTTGGCTAGGACGGAAGGGGTTAAGATGGGGCAGTATCATTATGCTGTTCTGTTGTATCTTTGTTCTTCTGCCGCCACTGGTCTGGTTCAGCCAGCGAAAAGCGGGAGCGGAGGGAGGAGTTTAAGTCACGTTAACGGAACAACGGAAAATTCGGTTATAGATTCTGAACCATTGAATGTATCTGGTGGATTGAGAAAAGGGAGTTATGCAGGAAATGGTTTGTGTGAACAAGATGAGGCAGGGAGTCCTCCTATTGAACAATTGAACAGAGATAAGTTCACTTCGGATGGTTCTACACCTGAGCTAGTAATTGGACATTCAAATTCTAATTTTCAAGGGGAAGCTGATTCAAGAAGTTTTTTGCATGGATCCGCGGAGATCTACGATGAAACTTTAGATGCATTGGTTCAATCAATGAGGAGGATTGCTGATTCTATGAAGATTAAACATGACAGAAGTGACTGTCACGGAGTTCAAGTAAGTGAAGATTTAAAAAGAATTGCCCTCCAGAAAGGATTTGAAATATATAACCAGATGTGTGTTGAAAAAGTTCCCATGAATGAAGCCATATTCACATCTGTGGCCAGAATGGCTATGGCTTTTGGTGATGGGGACAGGGCCTTTGATATGGTTAAGCAAATGAAGCAATATGGTTTAAATCCTAAATTACGATCCTACGGCCCTGCTCTTACTATTTTCTGCAATAATGGAGATGCAGAGAAAGCGTTTATGGTTGAAAAACACATGTTGGAGCATAGTGTCCATCCTGAGGAGCCTGAACTGGAAGCACTTCTAAAGGTAAGTATAGAAGCTGGAAAGAGTGACAAAGTATATTACGTGTTGCATAAACTTAGAACAAGTGCGAGGCAAGTTTCACCAGCTACTGCAAATTTGATTGAGACATGGTTTAAGAGTAAGGTAGCTTCGAAAGTTGGTAAAAGAAAATGGGACCGAGAATTGATTGTTCGAGCAATTGAAAATGTAGGAGGAGGATGGCATGGAAAAGGCTGGTTGGGTAAAGGAAAATGGACTGTCTGCCGGTCTTCTGTTGGCTCTGATGGCTTATGCAAATGCTGTGGTGAAAAGCTAGTAACTATTGACCTTGATCCAGAAGAAACTGAAAATTTCGCAAAGTCAGTGGCATCCATAGCCTTgcaaagagagaaaaattcaagtTTTCAGAAATTTCAA AATTGGCTCGACTACTATGGACCTTTTGAAGCCGTGGTGGATGGTGCGAATGTTGGCCTCTACAGCCAGAAAAGATTTAAACCATCAAAG GTCAATGCTGTTGCAAATGGAATTCGCCAAATGCTGCCTTCTAGAAAATGGCCACTGATTATACTGCATAATCGGCGTACTGCTGGGGATAAGATGGACGAACCTGTCAATAGAAGTTTCATTGAGAAGTGGAAAAACGCTGATGCTCTCTTTGCTACTCCGACTGGATCAAATGATGATTG GTATTGGTTGTATGCAGCTATAAAGTTCAAATGCTATCTTGTCACTAATGACGAGATGAGAGATCACCTGTTCCAACTACTGGGCAATGATATTTTTCCTAAATGGAAAGAAAGGCATCAG ATTCGCTTCAGCTTTGATGAAACAGGTCCCATATTTCACATGCCACCTCCTTGTTCAGTAGTAATACAG GAGTCAGAGAAGGGCCACTGGCATATTCCCATTGTATCAGAAGTGGAACAAGAGGACCAAAGATTATGGTTATGTTGTACACGTGCAGACTTGAGCTCGGCACAGCTAGATTTTGAAGATTTACTTGAAG CTCGAGAAACTCCATCCAAACTTGGTGTCTCAAAAGGATCGCGCCTTTCTCGCAAGAAAAAGGGAGAAGCAAGAGTAGGAGGCCAGGCGAAAAATCAAGGTGGCAGCCATGAGCACATCAAAGAACAACTTCAAGAATTATCGTCAAATATCAAAACCATAGTATTGTCGTCTGCAACGTTTAATCATCACTCGATCATCCCACAGCTTGAGGCTGCAGAGAAAATTGGGAAATGTTTGATCGATTTCCAAATATGA
- the LOC140885479 gene encoding protein SPEAR1-like, translated as MGSNYFGSDANGRCVAAGMSSFSSSRKGKKHGSEKPKQPQRGLGVAQLEKIRLHGQMECNYLPTFHNPFAQNFIQEDMGLQTSSSSPSYGFPGSYRAMMGLQDFEGANTTYGESQHNNVARTWQPEGLENHHFGLPNSMTRSFFDPGVEGSTFSRKKKEVGTDLFAAYTNRNSDHQSSNSQDIDLELRL; from the exons atgGGAAGCAACTATTTTGGATCGGATGCAAATGGTAGATGTGTAGCAGCAGGAATGTCTTCTTTTTCGTCGTCGCGAAAAGGGAAAAAACACGGTTCCGAAAAGCCTAAGCAGCCACAGAGAGGACTTGGAGTTGCTCAGCTTGAGAAGATTAGGTTACATGGCCAGATGGAATGCAATTATCTTCCTACATTTCACAACCCTTTTGCCCAGAATTTCATtcag GAGGACATGGGATTGCAAACTTCATCTTCTTCGCCTTCTTATGGCTTTCCGGGATCTTACCGAGCAATG ATGGGATTGCAAGATTTTGAAGGGGCAAATACCACATATGGGGAATCCCAACACAACAATGTTGCAAG AACATGGCAACCAGAAGGCTTAGAAAACCATCATTTTGGCCTGCCAAATAGCATGACTAGATCTTTTTTCGACCCCGGAGTCGAG GGATCGACGTTTAGCAGAAAGAAGAAGGAAGTCGGGACCGATTTGTTTGCAGCTTATACTAACCGAAATTCTGATCATCAATCTTCTAATTCTCAAGATATAGATCTGGAGCTTAGGCTTTGA
- the LOC140885086 gene encoding proline-rich receptor-like protein kinase PERK15: MSSVPPGASPAPTSPPANATTPPAASPPSPSPPEPVSSPPPTPSGSPPPASSPSPPLPSIPAPTTSVSGSPPSPPAPSGRDSPPSRGSPPAPSGGTPRSPPPSTSSSGGGISTGLVVGIAVGGVVILAVLSVLFLCCKKKKKRSPHSYYVPPPQPLGTKADPYGNPVQNYQYNVPPPVDHAVQIPPKPSPPPAGASRPPHSPARAPSPRPPPPPPPVSSTGGSGSNYSVPETPLPPPSPGIALGISKSTFTYEELSMATDGFSTANLLGQGGFGYVHRGVLPNGKEVAVKQLKAGSGQGEREFRAEVEIISRVHHKHLVSLVGYCITGSQRMLVYEFVPNDTLEFHLHGKGRPTMDWPMRLKIALGAAKGLSYLHEDCHPKIIHRDIKASNILLDFNFEAKVADFGLAKFSSDANTHVSTRVMGTFGYLAPEYASSGKLTEKSDVFSFGVMLLELITGRRPVDTSQSFMDDSLVDWARPLLTRALDDGNFDALVDPRLQIDYHQNEMARVVACAAACVRHSAKRRPRMSQVVRALEGDVSLSDLNEGIRPGHSSAYGSHGSSDYDTAQYLDDMKKFKKMALASGEYGSSDQYSNPTSEYGLYPSGSSGEGQETREMEMGKMKKDTRGH; this comes from the exons ATGTCTTCAGTGCCGCCGGGAGCGTCACCCGCTCCCACCTCGCCGCCTGCTAACGCCACCACTCCACCGGCCGCCTCCCCACCTTCACCTTCTCCTCCCGAACCCGTCTCTTCTCCCCCGCCAACCCCATCCGGCTCTCCTCCGCCGGCGTCCTCTCCGTCGCCACCATTGCCTTCAATCCCAGCTCCTACTACTTCTGTATCTGGGTCTCCGCCGTCTCCTCCGGCGCCGTCTGGTAGGGATTCTCCTCCAAGTAGAGGGTCTCCCCCTGCTCCATCCGGTGGCACACCGAGATCTCCGCCGCCCTCTACTTCGTCGTCTGGTGGGGGGATATCGACGGGGCTTGTTGTGGGGATAGCTGTAGGAGGTGTTGTGATACTTGCTGTGTTGAGTGTACTGTTTTTATGTtgcaagaagaagaagaagagatcgCCTCATAGTTACTATGTACCTCCGCCGCAACCACTTGGCACTAAAG CTGACCCTTACGGTAATCCGGTACAGAATTATCAGTATAATGTACCCCCACCTGTTGATCATGCCGTCCAAATCCCTCCTAAACCTTCCCCGCCGCCGGCTGGTGCATCGAGACCGCCGCACTCACCAGCACGTGCCCCTTCACCTCGACCACCCCCTCCTCCTCCACCCGTGAGCAGCACTGGAGGCTCTGGTTCCAATTATTCGGTCCCCGAAACTCCTCTTCCGCCTCCTTCACCCGGAATTGCTTTGGGTATTTCGAAAAGTACATTTACTTATGAAGAATTGTCCATGGCAACTGATGGATTCTCGACAGCCAATCTTCTAGGACAAGGTGGCTTCGGCTACGTGCACAGGGGAGTCCTTCCGAATGGAAAAGAGGTAGCGGTGAAGCAGCTAAAGGCTGGAAGCGGACAAGGGGAGCGTGAATTCCGGGCCGAAGTTGAGATCATCAGCAGAGTGCATCATAAGCATCTTGTTTCATTGGTTGGATACTGCATCACTGGGTCGCAGAGAATGCTCGTCTATGAGTTTGTTCCGAATGACACTTTGGAATTTCACTTGCATG GAAAGGGGAGACCGACAATGGATTGGCCCATGAGATTGAAGATTGCTCTAGGGGCTGCGAAAGGACTTTCGTATCTGCACGAGGATT gtcatccaaaaatcataCATAGGGACATCAAAGCTTCTAATATTCTTTTGGATTTTAACTTTGAAGCAAAG GTTGCGGATTTTGGCCTTGCTAAGTTTTCCTCTGATGCCAATACTCATGTGTCAACGCGAGTGATGGGTACTTTTGG ATATTTAGCTCCAGAATATGCTTCCTCTGGAAAGCTCACTGAAAAGTCTGATGTATTCTCCTTCGGAGTCATGCTTCTGGAGTTGATAACCGGACGCCGACCCGTTGACACGAGTCAATCTTTTATGGATGATAGTTTGGTAGACTGG GCTAGGCCATTGCTCACTCGAGCTCTTGATGATGGAAACTTTGATGCTCTTGTTGATCCACGGTTGCAAATTGATTACCATCAAAATGAGATGGCTCGCGTTGTAGCCTGTGCTGCTGCTTGTGTGCGCCATTCAGCAAAACGTCGGCCAAGAATGAGCCAG GTCGTAAGGGCGTTGGAAGGAGATGTTTCCCTGTCTGATCTGAACGAAGGAATCAGACCCGGACACAGCTCAGCATATGGATCTCATGGAAGTTCAGATTATGACACCGCACAATACCTCGACGACatgaaaaaattcaagaaaatggCACTGGCAAGCGGAGAATATGGGAGCAGCGACCAGTATAGCAACCCAACCAGTGAATATGGATTATATCCGTCTGGCTCGAGTGGTGAAGGCCAAGAAACTAGAGAAATGGAAATGGGAAAGATGAAAAAGGATACTCGAGGCCATTGA